A DNA window from Allokutzneria albata contains the following coding sequences:
- a CDS encoding aldehyde dehydrogenase (NADP(+)), with amino-acid sequence MSSQGVQGYEPRTGKAFGDPVPTTSDSGVGEIVGAAARAFPAWSGLASAERGAVLERLADALDAESEVLIATADSETALGVPRLTTELKRTTNQLRLFAGVLAEGSYREATIDSPDPDIIPPRPDLRRILQPLGVVAVFSASNFPFAFSVAGGDTASALAAGCPVVVKAHSAHPQTSRETARVVASVLPEGVFGIVYGTEAGRVLVQHPLVKAVGFTGSTAGGRALFDLAQGRPEPIPFYGELGSVNPVVVLPSAAANRSAELATGFAQSLTMGVGQFCTNPGLLFAPSSIVDALAEAVGGAGGGAMLTERMRDSYQSTVDSLIAHSSVRLVATGSGPEEGWGVAPRLYQVSLEDFVADKEKLTEECFGPAGIVVTYDDPAQLPEVLRGLEGSLTATVHADPDDHALAAAVLDEIRRFAGRLVFNGWPTGVAVSWAMHHGGPWPATTSPLHTSVGATGVRRWLAPVTYQSWPDALLPPELQNANPLNIPRREDGVLVVP; translated from the coding sequence GTGAGCTCGCAGGGCGTCCAGGGCTACGAACCCCGCACTGGCAAGGCTTTCGGCGATCCCGTTCCGACCACTTCGGACAGTGGTGTCGGCGAGATCGTCGGCGCGGCGGCACGCGCGTTCCCGGCGTGGTCCGGGCTGGCCTCCGCCGAGCGCGGCGCGGTGCTGGAGCGGTTGGCCGACGCGCTCGACGCCGAGTCGGAGGTGCTGATCGCCACCGCCGACAGCGAGACCGCGCTCGGCGTTCCCCGGCTGACCACCGAGCTGAAGCGCACGACCAACCAGCTGCGGTTGTTCGCCGGCGTGCTCGCCGAGGGCAGCTACCGCGAGGCCACGATCGACTCGCCGGACCCCGACATCATCCCGCCGCGCCCGGACCTGCGTCGCATCCTGCAGCCGCTCGGTGTCGTCGCGGTGTTCTCGGCGAGCAACTTCCCGTTCGCCTTCTCCGTGGCGGGCGGTGACACCGCCTCCGCGCTGGCGGCGGGCTGTCCCGTTGTGGTCAAAGCACATTCCGCGCACCCCCAGACGTCGCGGGAGACCGCGCGCGTGGTGGCTTCCGTTCTGCCGGAAGGCGTTTTCGGCATCGTCTACGGCACCGAGGCCGGTCGTGTCCTCGTGCAGCACCCGCTGGTGAAGGCGGTGGGTTTCACGGGTTCCACCGCCGGCGGGCGCGCGCTGTTCGACCTCGCTCAGGGGCGCCCGGAGCCGATCCCGTTCTACGGCGAGCTGGGCAGCGTGAACCCGGTCGTCGTGCTCCCCTCGGCGGCGGCCAACCGCTCCGCGGAGCTGGCAACGGGTTTCGCGCAGTCGCTGACCATGGGCGTCGGGCAGTTCTGCACCAACCCCGGCCTGCTGTTCGCTCCCTCGTCCATTGTGGACGCTCTGGCGGAGGCGGTCGGCGGCGCGGGGGGTGGCGCGATGCTGACCGAGCGGATGCGCGACTCGTACCAGTCCACTGTGGACAGCCTCATCGCGCATTCGTCGGTGCGCCTCGTCGCCACCGGCTCGGGCCCCGAGGAGGGCTGGGGTGTCGCGCCGCGGCTGTACCAGGTGTCGCTCGAGGACTTCGTCGCCGACAAGGAGAAGCTCACCGAGGAGTGCTTCGGCCCGGCGGGAATCGTTGTGACCTATGACGATCCCGCGCAGCTTCCCGAGGTGTTGCGGGGTCTGGAAGGCAGCCTGACCGCCACGGTGCACGCTGACCCGGACGACCACGCGCTGGCCGCCGCGGTGCTCGACGAGATCCGTCGCTTCGCCGGGCGTCTGGTGTTCAACGGCTGGCCGACCGGTGTCGCGGTGAGCTGGGCGATGCACCACGGCGGTCCCTGGCCCGCGACCACGTCACCGCTGCACACGTCGGTGGGCGCTACGGGCGTCCGCCGTTGGCTGGCCCCGGTGACCTACCAGTCGTGGCCCGATGCCCTGCTGCCGCCGGAGCTGCAGAACGCCAACCCGCTCAACATCCCGCGCCGCGAGGACGGGGTGCTCGTAGTCCCCTAA
- a CDS encoding NAD-dependent epimerase/dehydratase family protein produces MTERILLTGAAGGVGTLMRPRLAKPGRVLRLLDIAELSAGDSEEVVRASVTDMDAMERACEGVDAVLHLGGHSLEASWKDILDVNINGTYTVFEAARRQGVRRVIFASSNHAVGFVPRSAGEVGDYAFPRPDTNYGVGKVAGEAIGSHYADRYGMDVISVRIGSCFEKPRDTRMLSTWMSPDDGARLFEACLSTPNPGYRVVWGVSDNTRGWFSLAEAKAIGYLPQDDSEVFAAELIAEHGEPRLDEDPHRFVGGAWCGPDMDTARKEAGR; encoded by the coding sequence GTGACAGAACGGATTCTGCTCACCGGAGCCGCCGGTGGCGTCGGTACCCTGATGCGCCCCCGGCTGGCCAAGCCAGGCCGGGTGCTGCGCCTGCTGGACATCGCCGAGTTGTCCGCCGGTGACTCCGAGGAGGTCGTGCGCGCCTCCGTGACCGACATGGACGCGATGGAGCGCGCGTGCGAAGGCGTCGACGCGGTCCTGCACCTGGGCGGGCACAGCCTTGAGGCGTCGTGGAAGGACATCCTCGACGTCAACATCAACGGCACCTACACCGTCTTCGAGGCGGCGCGCAGGCAGGGTGTGCGGCGGGTGATCTTCGCGAGCTCCAACCACGCCGTCGGCTTCGTGCCCCGCTCCGCGGGGGAGGTCGGCGACTACGCGTTCCCGCGACCGGACACCAACTACGGCGTCGGCAAGGTGGCGGGCGAGGCGATCGGTTCGCACTACGCCGACCGCTACGGCATGGACGTGATCAGCGTGCGCATCGGCTCGTGCTTCGAGAAGCCGCGCGACACCCGGATGCTGTCCACGTGGATGTCCCCCGACGACGGCGCGCGGCTGTTCGAGGCGTGCCTGTCCACACCGAACCCGGGCTACCGAGTGGTGTGGGGCGTCTCGGACAACACGCGTGGCTGGTTCAGCCTGGCCGAGGCGAAGGCGATCGGGTACCTGCCGCAGGACGACTCCGAGGTCTTCGCGGCCGAGTTGATCGCCGAGCACGGGGAACCCCGGTTGGACGAGGACCCGCACCGCTTCGTCGGTGGCGCGTGGTGCGGGCCGGACATGGACACAGCGCGGAAGGAGGCGGGCCGGTGA
- a CDS encoding IclR family transcriptional regulator: MTEAVSGNSSRPAAVKSADRTVELLEVLASFDRRMTLTELHRELSYPKSSLYMLLQTLVARGWIEVDPDRGTYGIGVRALLVGTSYLDHDPVVRTAIRLMEQIRLEINETVHLARLDGPNVVYLASRESEHHLRVVSRVGRRLPAFSTALGKAVLSTRPPEELDSLLPEEMTPLTANTVTNPDALRAQLAEFRSLGYAFEREENTPGLCCFAVALPYRSPVTDALSCSVPVARLDDEHERQVIAALLGAARTLSELLRQPGLTSL; encoded by the coding sequence ATGACTGAAGCGGTCTCAGGAAACTCAAGCCGCCCCGCCGCGGTGAAGTCGGCCGACCGCACGGTCGAACTGCTGGAGGTACTGGCCTCCTTCGACCGCAGGATGACGCTGACCGAGCTGCACCGCGAGCTGAGCTATCCCAAGTCCAGCCTGTACATGCTGTTGCAGACCCTGGTCGCGCGCGGCTGGATCGAGGTCGACCCGGATCGCGGCACCTACGGCATCGGTGTGCGCGCGCTGCTCGTCGGAACGTCCTACCTGGACCACGATCCCGTTGTGCGCACGGCGATCCGGCTGATGGAGCAGATCCGGCTGGAGATCAACGAGACGGTCCACCTCGCCCGGCTGGACGGACCGAACGTGGTCTACCTGGCCAGTCGCGAGTCCGAGCACCACCTGCGCGTGGTCTCCCGCGTCGGCCGCAGGCTGCCCGCGTTCAGCACGGCGCTCGGCAAGGCCGTGCTGTCCACTCGCCCTCCGGAGGAGCTGGATTCCTTGCTGCCGGAAGAGATGACGCCGCTCACCGCGAACACCGTGACCAACCCGGACGCGCTGCGGGCACAGCTGGCCGAGTTCCGCTCGCTGGGTTACGCCTTCGAACGCGAGGAGAACACCCCCGGCCTGTGCTGCTTCGCCGTGGCACTGCCCTACCGCAGCCCGGTCACCGACGCCCTCAGCTGCTCGGTGCCCGTCGCCCGCCTCGACGACGAGCACGAGCGCCAGGTCATCGCCGCGCTGCTCGGCGCGGCGCGCACGCTCAGCGAACTGCTCCGCCAGCCCGGTCTCACCAGTCTCTAG
- a CDS encoding ABC transporter substrate-binding protein — protein MSGVRRSAAVLAAASLLVAGCGTSAPQGDPNAPLEVWTRSLEDTAKVYEKIFSDFTAKTGIKIDYKPVYNDFDKRMQERAASRDLPDLVITDVSALGVYQSQGMVTEIDRAGFAGGADLVERAWNNAKGADGKFYGVPVSTQAQATFIRKDWREKLGKPVPTTWAELVDLAKAFTTGDPDGNGQSDTYGMLVPGSTDRGYLAWWASSYLWQAGGDILAEEGGKYRVAVDSPGTVAAVEWLRGMFCDTVAGGHSVVQPGALTTITNDAHTFFEQGKAGIYLTGPYMMGRFDKAPGKDKYEVIASPKGPHGSTVLGEGENMYLMAGSARPADQKKLAEFMVSPDAQKAGMQGVPRPVVRLPVNSKVDVNAVYNDPRWSTVAKVYAESARPFPNVPNFQPFRQQTAETLNALFARCGTDIRAELGKLAANLNKELKSQGMAK, from the coding sequence ATGTCCGGAGTCCGGCGTAGCGCGGCCGTGCTGGCGGCGGCATCGCTCCTCGTCGCGGGGTGCGGGACGAGTGCGCCGCAGGGCGATCCCAACGCCCCGCTGGAGGTCTGGACGCGCAGTCTCGAAGACACCGCGAAGGTCTACGAGAAGATCTTCTCGGACTTCACGGCCAAGACCGGCATCAAGATCGACTACAAGCCGGTCTACAACGACTTCGACAAGCGCATGCAGGAGCGGGCCGCCTCGCGGGACCTGCCGGACCTGGTGATCACCGACGTCAGCGCGCTCGGCGTCTACCAGTCCCAGGGCATGGTCACCGAGATCGACCGGGCCGGGTTCGCGGGCGGTGCGGACCTGGTCGAGCGCGCCTGGAACAACGCGAAGGGCGCGGACGGCAAGTTCTACGGCGTCCCGGTCTCCACGCAGGCCCAAGCCACCTTCATCCGCAAGGACTGGCGCGAGAAGCTGGGCAAGCCGGTACCGACCACGTGGGCCGAACTCGTCGATCTGGCGAAGGCGTTCACCACGGGCGATCCGGACGGCAACGGGCAGAGCGACACCTACGGCATGCTCGTGCCGGGCTCCACCGATCGCGGCTACCTCGCGTGGTGGGCCTCCTCCTACCTCTGGCAGGCGGGCGGCGACATCCTCGCCGAGGAAGGCGGGAAGTACCGCGTCGCGGTGGACTCGCCCGGAACCGTTGCCGCGGTGGAATGGCTGCGTGGGATGTTCTGCGACACCGTCGCGGGAGGGCATTCAGTGGTCCAGCCCGGCGCGCTCACCACGATCACCAACGACGCGCACACGTTCTTCGAACAGGGCAAGGCCGGGATCTACCTGACCGGGCCCTACATGATGGGCCGTTTCGACAAGGCTCCCGGCAAGGACAAGTACGAGGTCATCGCCTCGCCCAAGGGCCCCCACGGTTCCACGGTGCTCGGCGAGGGCGAGAACATGTACCTGATGGCCGGTTCCGCGCGGCCCGCCGACCAGAAGAAGCTCGCCGAGTTCATGGTCTCGCCGGATGCGCAGAAGGCCGGTATGCAAGGAGTCCCGCGTCCGGTCGTGCGTCTTCCGGTCAACTCCAAGGTGGACGTGAACGCGGTCTACAACGACCCGAGGTGGAGCACGGTCGCCAAGGTCTACGCCGAGAGCGCCCGCCCGTTCCCCAACGTGCCGAACTTCCAGCCGTTCCGCCAGCAGACCGCGGAGACGCTGAACGCGCTCTTCGCCCGCTGCGGCACGGACATCCGCGCCGAGCTGGGCAAGCTCGCCGCGAACCTGAACAAGGAGCTGAAATCCCAGGGGATGGCCAAGTGA
- a CDS encoding carbohydrate ABC transporter permease — protein MTTLATKDVDPAASGGGAVGLHPVRRRHRRRLTGSLVPWLFLAPALLIFLLFKYVPMAEGIRLSLFNVRPFLGDVWVGMDNYVTVLTDERFQSALGRTLVLAFGQTVGSMVLGFALALLLEGTARSLWFVRSAVFLPVVAATAVVGEIWRLLYFPADEGFLNSVLGWFGIGAQPFLDSPDTALWSVMGVGIWKGAPYDMVIILAGLAGIDRQLYESSAIDGATTLQRLRHVTLPALRPVITILLTLAAIRGLRVFTEVYVLTGGGPAGSTDVWMTRVFSLGFERNELGVASAGSVVLFLVTLLLTLLVQYYRRRKEAM, from the coding sequence GTGACCACCCTGGCCACCAAGGACGTGGACCCGGCGGCTAGTGGCGGCGGTGCCGTCGGGCTCCACCCCGTGAGGCGGCGGCACCGTCGCCGCCTCACGGGATCCCTTGTCCCGTGGCTGTTCCTGGCCCCGGCTCTGTTGATCTTCCTGCTGTTCAAGTACGTCCCGATGGCCGAGGGCATCCGGCTGAGCCTGTTCAACGTCCGCCCGTTCCTCGGTGACGTGTGGGTGGGGATGGACAACTACGTCACGGTGCTCACCGACGAGCGCTTCCAGTCCGCGCTGGGCCGCACGCTGGTCCTGGCGTTCGGGCAGACCGTGGGCTCGATGGTCCTCGGCTTCGCCTTGGCGCTGCTGCTCGAAGGCACCGCGCGCTCCTTGTGGTTCGTGCGCTCTGCGGTCTTCCTGCCCGTGGTGGCCGCGACCGCGGTGGTCGGTGAGATCTGGCGGCTGCTGTACTTCCCGGCCGACGAGGGCTTCCTGAACTCGGTCCTCGGCTGGTTCGGCATCGGCGCGCAACCGTTCCTGGACAGCCCGGACACCGCGCTCTGGTCGGTGATGGGCGTCGGCATCTGGAAGGGCGCCCCCTACGACATGGTGATCATCCTGGCCGGGCTGGCCGGGATCGACCGCCAGCTCTACGAGTCCTCCGCGATCGACGGCGCCACGACGCTGCAGCGGCTGCGCCACGTCACGCTTCCCGCGCTGCGCCCGGTGATCACGATCCTGCTCACCCTGGCGGCGATCCGCGGCCTGCGCGTGTTCACCGAGGTCTACGTGCTCACCGGCGGCGGCCCGGCGGGTTCGACGGACGTGTGGATGACCCGGGTGTTCTCCCTCGGCTTCGAGCGTAACGAACTCGGGGTCGCCTCGGCCGGTTCGGTGGTGCTGTTCCTGGTGACCCTGTTGCTGACCCTGCTCGTGCAGTACTACCGGCGGCGCAAGGAGGCCATGTGA
- a CDS encoding carbohydrate ABC transporter permease, with protein MTSGVARRCDTALGWGPSRVGMVGRAAMCCAALLVFCGPLITVFSGAFDHSPDPTKLSLLPNNPSTINFEVAGERGIWGYLVNSLVIAGGGLLLQVSVSVFAAYALARKKFRAQALVMLAVLTTMMLPEEVIAIPLSLTIGQLGLKGTLLGVVLPLGAWGFSIFVMTEFMREIPVELEEAAKVDGASELRIFAQIILPLCRPALGVVAVFGFTMIWDQYLLPLIVATEPADYTLTVALASLRSDDQVGPGVVLAGALLALVPSLLVYLSLQKSFLRGITSGAVKG; from the coding sequence GTGACCTCCGGAGTCGCCCGGCGCTGCGACACGGCCCTCGGCTGGGGGCCGAGCCGTGTGGGCATGGTGGGCAGGGCGGCCATGTGCTGCGCCGCGCTGCTGGTCTTCTGCGGTCCGCTGATCACCGTGTTCTCCGGCGCGTTCGACCACAGCCCGGACCCGACGAAGCTCTCGCTGCTGCCGAACAACCCCTCGACGATCAACTTCGAGGTCGCGGGGGAGCGCGGGATCTGGGGCTACCTGGTCAACTCGCTGGTGATCGCGGGCGGTGGGCTGCTGCTGCAGGTGTCGGTGAGCGTGTTCGCCGCGTACGCCCTGGCGCGCAAGAAGTTCCGCGCGCAGGCGCTGGTGATGCTCGCCGTGCTCACCACGATGATGCTCCCCGAGGAGGTCATCGCCATCCCGCTGTCGCTGACGATCGGCCAGCTCGGCCTCAAGGGGACGTTGCTCGGCGTGGTCCTCCCCCTGGGCGCCTGGGGGTTCTCCATCTTCGTGATGACCGAGTTCATGCGGGAGATCCCGGTCGAGCTGGAGGAAGCGGCCAAAGTGGACGGTGCGAGCGAGCTGCGCATCTTCGCGCAGATCATCCTCCCGCTGTGCCGCCCGGCCCTCGGCGTCGTCGCGGTGTTCGGCTTCACCATGATCTGGGACCAGTACCTGCTCCCGCTGATCGTGGCCACCGAGCCCGCCGACTACACCCTCACCGTCGCCCTCGCCTCGCTGCGCTCCGACGACCAGGTCGGTCCGGGAGTCGTGCTCGCGGGCGCGTTGCTCGCCCTGGTGCCCAGCCTGCTGGTGTACCTGTCCCTTCAGAAATCCTTCCTTCGCGGCATCACCTCCGGTGCGGTGAAGGGATGA
- a CDS encoding 5-dehydro-4-deoxyglucarate dehydratase, which yields MTRVRSHMQLDGVLFFPVTPFTGTGELAEGVLAEHVKHGVDAGPGGVFAACGTGEFHALEPEEYERVVRVAVEATAGKAPVFAGAGGPLPLARRYAAIAQRAGADGVLLLPPYLVGSPPDGLVDYVEQVASASDLPLIVYQRNNAVFTPESAVRAANLPTVVGFKDGLGDLDQMQRIVLAVRGAVHKPFQFFNGLPTAEMTVPAYRGIGVELYSSAVFCFAPQISLAFYDAVTTGNTSQVNTFLSEFFRPLVELRDSVPGYAVSLVKAGVRLRGLEVGSVRAPLVDPSPEHVRELDRIIAKGLELL from the coding sequence ATGACTCGCGTGAGGTCTCACATGCAGCTGGATGGAGTGCTGTTCTTCCCGGTGACGCCGTTCACCGGGACCGGCGAGCTGGCCGAGGGGGTGCTGGCCGAGCACGTGAAGCACGGGGTGGACGCGGGACCCGGCGGCGTCTTCGCGGCCTGCGGCACCGGCGAGTTCCACGCGTTGGAGCCCGAGGAGTACGAGCGCGTCGTCCGCGTCGCGGTCGAGGCCACTGCGGGCAAGGCCCCGGTCTTCGCGGGCGCGGGCGGCCCGCTGCCGCTGGCGCGCCGGTACGCCGCGATCGCCCAGCGCGCGGGCGCCGACGGCGTGTTGCTGCTGCCGCCCTACCTCGTGGGCTCCCCGCCGGACGGGCTGGTCGACTACGTGGAGCAGGTCGCGTCCGCCTCGGACCTCCCGCTGATCGTCTACCAGCGCAACAACGCGGTGTTCACGCCGGAGAGCGCGGTGCGGGCGGCGAACCTGCCCACCGTGGTCGGTTTCAAGGACGGGCTCGGCGACCTGGACCAGATGCAGCGCATCGTGCTCGCGGTCCGCGGCGCCGTGCACAAGCCGTTCCAGTTCTTCAACGGGCTGCCCACCGCCGAGATGACGGTGCCCGCCTACCGGGGCATCGGTGTGGAGCTGTACTCCTCCGCGGTCTTCTGCTTCGCCCCCCAGATCTCATTGGCGTTCTACGACGCGGTCACCACCGGCAACACCTCGCAGGTCAACACGTTCCTCAGCGAGTTCTTCCGTCCGCTGGTCGAGCTGCGCGACTCCGTGCCCGGCTACGCGGTCTCGCTGGTGAAGGCCGGAGTCCGGTTGCGCGGCCTCGAAGTCGGTTCGGTGCGCGCGCCGCTGGTGGACCCGTCACCGGAGCACGTGCGCGAGCTGGACCGGATCATCGCCAAGGGCCTGGAGCTGCTGTGA